One window from the genome of Candidatus Eisenbacteria bacterium encodes:
- a CDS encoding cupin domain-containing protein, with the protein MSEERKVPDSRGVTVKLLAAIDLGPEIEGMEGRELRMRLVTMEPGAVFGPLHDHRGRPGTVYILQGTITDHRNGVATEYGPGLGWPEDRNTLHWLENRGTQTAVEVSVDIVRKS; encoded by the coding sequence ATGAGCGAAGAGCGGAAGGTGCCGGATTCCCGCGGCGTCACGGTGAAGCTGTTGGCGGCGATTGACCTCGGCCCCGAGATCGAGGGCATGGAGGGCCGCGAGCTGCGAATGCGACTGGTCACGATGGAGCCGGGTGCGGTCTTCGGCCCGCTTCACGACCACAGGGGCAGGCCGGGCACAGTCTACATCCTGCAGGGCACGATCACCGATCACCGCAATGGCGTCGCGACCGAGTATGGGCCGGGCCTAGGATGGCCCGAGGACCGGAACACCCTGCACTGGCTCGAGAACCGGGGAACGCAGACGGCGGTGGAGGTTTCGGTGGATATCGTCCGGAAGTCCTGA
- a CDS encoding nucleotidyl transferase AbiEii/AbiGii toxin family protein codes for MNLSRDVIVALEAETGFRATTLEKVLRLGEVAAGIAEHPFLGPRLVLKGGTAIQLALGSPLRLSVDLDFNYVGELDREAMLRERPDVEAALDRIARALRYDVSHSADEHAGRKFYLGYRSHAGSQDRIELDVNYQMRLPIVTPVERELWQPGSTSRPPIRCVGDEELWAGKIAALLDRTMPRDLFDVAHLAERSPRLIGDERFGKIVVAWCGILPHPLHSYGLNRVDRVDDATISEQLVPMLAGGSQPSRPDLAQRCREVLGTLLALTGSETEYCDRLQRGELKPELVFGDGDPLAERFRGHPALKWKAINAGEHARRQPGGN; via the coding sequence GTGAACCTCTCGCGTGACGTGATCGTCGCCCTGGAGGCGGAGACCGGCTTCCGCGCGACGACCCTGGAGAAGGTGCTGCGCTTGGGCGAGGTGGCTGCAGGGATCGCCGAGCACCCCTTCCTCGGCCCGCGGCTCGTGCTCAAGGGCGGCACGGCAATCCAGCTCGCCCTCGGCTCGCCGCTGCGGCTCTCGGTGGATCTCGACTTCAACTACGTCGGCGAGCTGGACCGAGAGGCGATGCTGCGCGAGCGGCCGGACGTGGAGGCTGCGCTCGACCGCATCGCGCGCGCGCTCCGGTACGACGTATCCCACTCGGCCGACGAGCATGCCGGCAGGAAGTTCTATCTCGGTTACCGCTCTCACGCGGGGTCGCAAGACCGAATCGAGCTGGACGTCAACTACCAGATGCGGCTGCCCATCGTCACACCCGTCGAGCGCGAGCTTTGGCAACCGGGCAGCACGTCTCGACCGCCGATCCGCTGCGTGGGCGACGAGGAGCTCTGGGCGGGCAAGATCGCGGCGCTCCTGGACCGCACCATGCCGCGGGATCTGTTCGACGTCGCGCACCTCGCCGAGCGGTCGCCCCGGCTGATCGGCGACGAGCGATTCGGGAAGATCGTGGTGGCATGGTGCGGGATCCTGCCGCACCCGCTCCACAGCTACGGGTTGAATCGCGTGGACCGCGTGGACGACGCGACTATCAGCGAGCAGCTTGTGCCGATGCTCGCCGGAGGCTCTCAGCCATCGCGGCCAGATCTCGCGCAGCGGTGCCGCGAGGTGCTTGGGACGCTGCTCGCGCTGACCGGGTCTGAAACCGAGTACTGCGATCGCCTGCAGCGGGGAGAACTGAAGCCGGAGCTCGTGTTTGGAGACGGTGATCCACTGGCGGAGCGATTTCGCGGACACCCGGCACTGAAGTGGAAGGCAATCAATGCGGGTGAACACGCCCGCCGTCAACCCGGAGGCAACTGA
- a CDS encoding tyrosine-type recombinase/integrase — translation MRPFVEAAFITGWRRGELRGLRWTQVDWEGGTIRLERVTTKSGEPRSFPFAAHPRLAELLIEQRAMTLSFERKHETVCPLVLHRPGHQVAWYYEGWRTGCEKAGVPGRLFHDLRRSAVRKLVRAGASE, via the coding sequence ATGCGGCCATTCGTCGAGGCGGCGTTCATCACCGGGTGGCGTCGCGGTGAGCTGCGCGGCTTACGCTGGACGCAAGTGGACTGGGAGGGCGGCACGATTCGTCTCGAGCGAGTGACCACGAAGTCTGGTGAGCCGCGGTCGTTTCCGTTTGCCGCGCACCCGCGACTGGCAGAGCTGCTGATCGAGCAGCGCGCAATGACATTGTCGTTCGAGCGAAAACACGAAACGGTCTGCCCGTTGGTCCTCCACCGCCCCGGTCATCAGGTCGCGTGGTACTACGAAGGCTGGCGCACCGGGTGCGAGAAGGCCGGCGTCCCAGGTCGACTGTTCCACGATCTGCGGCGTTCCGCTGTGCGCAAGCTCGTTCGAGCCGGCGCCTCCGAGTAG
- a CDS encoding AAA family ATPase: MFEKHFGLRENPFPAGHQMRFLYPSREHQEARAHLRYGIENREPFVLITGEVGTGKTTALYDALAEWGAQVSVALITNSALTRSELLEEICLRFGVALPADVSKPKMLALLERHLLSLRARGEHAVLLLDEAQNLATDLLEEIRLLSNLEVQGEKLLQIFLVAQPELEARLGRPELRQLRQRITVHYRLNPLSPEETAGYIHHRISVAGGNAWTTFPPETCREVYRVTHGIPREINTIAAQAMITAFSENASSVTSEHVNAARQEAEFSSVLAPQAPKLPTAAEMAAALGAPSGTAAEAPVATAPQAEVGPFDVADAPPSNVTVSRAAATPPAAPSAPFPLPKPPQSHSPSPHAEAPPAWSPGPHEKPEDRVEPVLREDLQVWNTPASELMKARLRAREGGLEPPVPAPPPAAASALQSPSAAAPPPPLRLPVPPYPAAAAESPAPRPGFPAPPPSLRSGLDAGLAEESRYRGAVPWMIGIAAIAVVLMAVVLTQRFGLINLPLPGGSPRPHAASDAAQLASGPTGGQAPGNAASATDPAIADSSARVATETPASSSGAAAIGAAPRSAAPAGRTTRTPTPAAAASPTAASARTVTPEAAARHEAANIYGIAVGNYLDESRAGEESARLADLTGLSGRVVRNTSDGATMFRVVLGNFGDSPSAERAADRVLGQPGVREARVVVIAKTRAN, from the coding sequence ATGTTCGAAAAGCACTTCGGACTGCGCGAAAACCCGTTCCCCGCGGGACACCAGATGCGCTTCCTGTATCCCAGCCGGGAGCATCAGGAGGCGCGCGCGCACCTGCGCTACGGGATCGAGAACCGCGAGCCGTTCGTGCTCATCACCGGCGAGGTCGGAACCGGCAAGACCACGGCGCTTTACGACGCGCTCGCCGAATGGGGCGCGCAGGTCAGCGTCGCGCTCATCACCAACTCGGCGCTGACCCGCTCGGAGCTGCTCGAGGAGATCTGCCTGCGCTTCGGCGTCGCCCTGCCCGCCGACGTCAGCAAACCCAAGATGCTCGCGCTGCTCGAACGTCACCTGCTGTCGCTGCGCGCGCGCGGCGAGCACGCCGTGCTGCTGCTCGACGAGGCGCAGAACCTGGCCACCGACCTGCTCGAGGAAATCCGCCTGCTCTCGAACCTCGAGGTGCAGGGCGAGAAGCTGCTGCAGATCTTCCTCGTCGCCCAGCCCGAACTCGAAGCGCGCCTCGGCCGCCCCGAGCTGCGCCAGCTCCGGCAGCGGATCACCGTGCACTACCGGTTGAACCCGCTCTCGCCCGAGGAGACGGCCGGCTACATCCACCACCGCATCTCGGTCGCCGGCGGAAACGCCTGGACGACCTTCCCCCCCGAGACCTGTCGCGAGGTCTACCGCGTCACGCACGGCATTCCGCGCGAGATCAACACCATCGCCGCGCAGGCGATGATCACCGCGTTCAGCGAGAACGCCTCGAGCGTGACGAGCGAGCACGTGAACGCCGCCCGGCAGGAGGCCGAGTTCAGCAGCGTGCTCGCGCCGCAGGCGCCCAAACTGCCCACGGCCGCCGAGATGGCCGCCGCGCTCGGCGCGCCGTCGGGCACGGCGGCCGAAGCGCCCGTCGCGACCGCGCCGCAGGCCGAAGTCGGACCTTTCGACGTTGCGGACGCGCCGCCTTCGAACGTGACCGTTTCGCGCGCGGCGGCAACCCCGCCTGCAGCGCCTTCGGCACCCTTCCCCTTGCCGAAACCGCCGCAATCGCACTCGCCTTCACCGCACGCGGAAGCGCCGCCCGCCTGGTCGCCCGGGCCGCACGAAAAGCCCGAGGACCGGGTCGAGCCGGTGCTGCGCGAGGACCTTCAGGTCTGGAACACCCCCGCGAGCGAGCTGATGAAGGCCCGCCTGCGCGCACGCGAAGGCGGCCTCGAGCCGCCCGTGCCCGCTCCGCCGCCCGCCGCCGCATCGGCGTTGCAATCCCCTTCCGCCGCAGCGCCACCCCCGCCGCTTCGGCTTCCCGTGCCGCCGTACCCGGCAGCGGCGGCCGAGTCTCCGGCCCCACGGCCCGGCTTTCCCGCGCCGCCGCCGAGCCTGCGCTCGGGACTCGACGCCGGACTTGCCGAGGAATCGCGCTACCGCGGCGCCGTTCCGTGGATGATCGGAATCGCCGCGATCGCCGTCGTGCTGATGGCCGTGGTCCTCACGCAGCGCTTCGGGCTCATAAACCTTCCGCTGCCGGGCGGTTCGCCGCGACCGCACGCGGCGTCCGACGCCGCGCAACTGGCGAGCGGGCCGACCGGAGGGCAGGCGCCCGGAAACGCGGCATCCGCCACCGACCCCGCGATCGCCGACAGCTCGGCGCGCGTCGCGACGGAAACGCCCGCCTCGTCGAGCGGTGCCGCCGCGATCGGCGCCGCCCCCAGGAGCGCCGCGCCCGCCGGACGCACGACCCGGACGCCAACGCCGGCGGCCGCTGCGTCACCAACCGCCGCGTCCGCACGAACGGTCACGCCCGAGGCTGCGGCCCGTCACGAGGCGGCCAACATCTACGGCATCGCGGTGGGCAACTATCTCGACGAGAGCCGCGCCGGCGAGGAGAGCGCCCGGCTCGCCGACCTCACCGGCCTGTCCGGTCGCGTGGTGCGCAACACCTCGGACGGCGCGACGATGTTCCGCGTCGTGCTCGGCAACTTCGGCGACTCCCCCAGCGCCGAGCGCGCCGCCGATCGCGTGCTCGGCCAGCCCGGCGTGCGCGAAGCGCGCGTCGTGGTGATCGCGAAGACGCGCGCGAACTGA
- the pyrE gene encoding orotate phosphoribosyltransferase, producing the protein MSENIRERLRRMLLERSMRFGEFVLSSGATSNYYIDVRKTSLHPEGLKLVAKLFWEQLENDEVTAVGGLTLGADPLVAGVMWWSHEMGRPLEGFLVRKMSKDHGMRGQVEGNLAGHKRVAILDDVITSGESALIAAEAAESYKAEVVRVLAVVDRGQGASQIFQQRGYPFTPLFTIGELLPAEK; encoded by the coding sequence ATGTCCGAGAACATTCGCGAACGGCTCCGCCGCATGCTGCTCGAACGCTCGATGCGCTTCGGCGAGTTCGTCCTCAGCTCAGGGGCCACGTCGAACTACTACATTGACGTCCGCAAGACGAGCCTGCACCCGGAGGGCCTCAAGCTCGTCGCCAAACTCTTCTGGGAGCAGCTCGAGAACGACGAGGTGACCGCCGTCGGCGGGCTCACGCTCGGGGCCGACCCGCTGGTCGCCGGCGTCATGTGGTGGAGCCACGAGATGGGCCGTCCGCTCGAGGGCTTCCTGGTGCGCAAGATGTCCAAGGACCACGGCATGCGCGGGCAGGTCGAGGGCAACCTCGCGGGCCACAAGCGCGTCGCGATCCTCGACGACGTCATCACCAGCGGCGAGAGCGCGCTGATCGCCGCCGAAGCCGCCGAGTCGTACAAGGCCGAGGTCGTCCGCGTGCTCGCGGTGGTGGACCGCGGGCAGGGAGCGTCGCAGATCTTCCAGCAGCGCGGCTACCCGTTCACGCCGTTGTTCACGATCGGCGAGCTGCTGCCCGCCGAGAAATGA